Within the Acidimicrobiales bacterium genome, the region TGGCCCCGCTGCCGGGTCCCGAGGACTACGAGCTGCGCCAGGCCGGGATCCGGGCCCACAACCGCTGGCTGGCCGACTGGTGCGCCGAGCATCCCGAGAGGCGGGCCGGTATCGGCCAGATCTTCCTCAACGACGTCCCCACGGCCATCGAGGACGTGCAGTTCGTGGCGGCCCACGGCCTGCGGGGCGGGATCCTGCTGCCCAATCCCCCGCCCGACGCCAAGTGGTTGGCCCCGCTGTACGACCCCGTCTACGACCCGCTGTGGCAGGCGTGCGTGGACCACGACGTGATCGTGAACATCCACGCCGGCGGGGGCAGCCCCGACTACGGCAACTACCCGGTGGCGGGGGTGCTGTGGCTGCTCGAGACCAGCTACTTCTCGCGCCGGCCCGTGGCCCAGCTGATCATGAGCGGGGTGTTCGAGCGCTTCGCCGACCTCAGGCTGGCGGTGACCGAGCAGGGGTGGGGCTGGGTGCCCGAGACCCTGGCCACTCTCGACCGCTTCCACGCCCAGATGACCGGGGGCGGCCAGGTCGGGGAGCTCGGCTTCAGCGCCGACCAGGTGCCGCCCGGCAAGCCCAGCGAGTACTTCCGCCGCAACGTCTGGATCGGCAGCGGGGCGTCGCCGGACGACGTGGCGGCGGACGACGGCCTCCTGGTCGAGCGGCTGATGTGGGGCAGCGACTACCCGCACGCCGAGGGCAGCTTCCCCCACTCGCGGGAGCGCATGGCCACGTCGTTCGCGGGCCTGCCCCGGGAGGCGGCGGCCCGGGTGCTCGGCGGCAACGCCGCCGCCCTGTACGGCTTCGACCTCGACCGGCTGGCCCCGTACGCGGCGGAGGCCGGCCCCACGGTGGAGGAGCTGGCCGCAGCCCCGGCCTGACCACAAGGCGCGCCGGCCCTTTCGGGACAGCGGGCCGGCAGGCGGTCAGCGACCCCAGAGGACGGCAGCCAGCTCGTCGTCGACGGCGCCGTTGGTATAGACGGCAGAGCCCATGTCGAGCCGGTGCCCGCCGGCCGGGTCGAACAGCGAGCCGCCCGCTTCCTCGAGAATCAGGGCGAAGGGGGCGTGGTCCCACACCATGCCCGGAACCATCATCACCTCGGCGGCTCCGTCGAGCACGAGGTCCAGCTCGTTGTAGGCGCAGTCGACCCAGCGAGCCTGCATCAGCACCCGGTCCAGCGCGACGGCGTCGAGACGCCATCCCGTCACCCGGGCGTCGGACAGCCGCGCCACCGACGACAGCTCGAGGCGCCGGCCAACTCCGGGCTCATCCAGCCGCCCCCGGTGGGCGCCCCGGCCGGCGGCCGCCCACCACAGCGTGCCCGTCACCGGGCGGGTGACCACCGCCACCACGACCCGGCCGTCCTCCTCCAGGGCCACGTGGGTTCCCCAGTGCTCGGCGCCGGCCAGAAAGGCCTTGGTGCCGTCGATCGGGTCCACGATCCAGCGCCGGCCCGGACCGCCCGACGCGCCGGACTCCTCGCTGAGCAGGCCGTCCGCCGGCCGGCGCGCCTGCAGCTCAGTGGTCAGCAGCCGGTCGACGGCCAGGTCGGCCTCCCCGACCGGGGTGCCATCGGCCTTGAGCTCGCTCGAGGTCGGGCGCCCGAAGTACCCGAGGGCCAGCTCGGCGGCGGAGAACGCCAGCTCGAGGGCCAGACCGAGGTCGGCGTCCCGGTCCGGCGTGGGGGCGGCCGCCACTTCTCAGGAGGCCGGGAGGGCGGCCGCCTCCCGCCCGTCGAGGACCGAATCGGTCGGAAGGGGGCTCACGACCGCGGATCCTACGTATGGTGCGGCCGGTGGACGAGATCCAGCGGGAGCGCCCGCTCGGGGCGTCGGGCATCGTCGTGCCGGCCGTCGGCGTGGGCACCAACCGGTGGGGCGGGCGGGCCAGCGACCCGGTCCGGCTGGGCGAGGCCTACCGGACCGCCCTGGATGCCGGCATCGGGTTCTTCGACACCGCCGAGATCTACACGGGCGGACGGTCGGAGCGGGCGGTGGGAACCGAGGCCCGGGCCGACGCCCGTCCCGTGGTGCTGGCCAGCAAGTTCGCCCCCTACCCGCACCGGCTGAGCGCCGCCCAGTTCTCCCGGGCCCTGGACCGCACGCTCGGGCGGATGGGCCGGGAGTCGATCGACCTCTACTACCTCCACTTCCCCTATTCACCCGTGGGCGTGGGCGGCTGGATGATGGCCATGGCCCGGGCCGTCCAGGCCGGGAAGATCCGCGCCGTCGGCGTGAGCAACTGCTCCGCCGCCCAGATGCGCAGGGCCGCCGCCGTCCTGGGTGAGCACGACATCCCGCTTGCCGCCAACCAGGTGCAGTACAGCCTGACCCACCGCAAGCCCGAGACCGACGGCGTCCTCGACGCCTGCCGCCAGATGGACGTGGCCCTGGTGGCCTACCGGCCCATCGGCGGCGGGTCGCTGCGCGCCGGAGGATCCACGGGCTCGGGCCCGACCCCGCTCATGGCCGCGCTGGACGAGGTGGCCACGCGCTGCGACGCCACCGTGACCCAGGTGGCCCTGGCCTGGCTGCTGCGCCGGGACGCGCACGTGATCGCCATCCCCGGTGCCACCAAGCCGGCCCACGTCAGCGAGAACGCCGGCGCCCTGTCCCTGACGCTGAGCGACGACGACTGCTCCGCCATCGACACCGCTTCGGGCGGGCGCTCGGCCCGGTAGGCGGCCCGACCCGACAGGGCCGACCCGACAGCGCCGACCCGACCGCGCTAACCCGACAGCGCCTCCGCCGGCGCCCGGCCGCCCGGGGCGGCGGAGTGGGCCTCGGACCAGGTCTTGCCGATCTCGACGTCGATGTCGTGGGGAAGCCCGAGCATCCGCTCGGCGATGACGTTGCGCAGCACCTGGGACGTGCCACCGCCCACGGTGAGGGCGGGGCTGAACAGGAAGCCGCCCGACCACTGGGCCCACGCCTGGTCCTCCAGCTCGCTGATGGCCAGCATGCCCTTGGCGCCGAGGATGTCCTTGGCCAGGTTGAACACCTTCTGGCCGTGGGGGTCGTTGAGGGCCTTGCGCAGCGAGGCGTCGGGGCCGGGCTTCTTGTTGATGGCGGCGGAGATCTGACGGAAGTGGTGGTAGCGGAGGATCTCCCCCTCGATGAACACCGTCATCAGGCGCTGGCGGAGGAGGGGATCGGACAGCCCGCCCTGGGCGCGGATCAGCTCGACCAGGTCGCGTGTGGTGGGGCCGTGGCCCCAGGTGACGCCGCCCTGGGACAGCGACACGCGCTCGTTGGCCAGGGTCTCCTTGGCCATGGCCCAGCCGTGGTTCTCCTCACCGATCAGGTTCTCGGCCGGGACGCGCACGTCGGTGAAGAAGACCTCGTTGAACCCCCCGCCGGCCCCCGTCTCGGTCATGTTCCGGATGGGGCGGATCTCGATGCCCGGGGAGTCCATCGGCACGATGAAGTAGGAGATCCCCCGGTGCTTGGCCACGTCGGAGTTGGTGCGGGCGATCAGGATGCCGAAGCGGGCCACCTGGGCCAGCGACGTCCAGATCTTCTGGCCGTTGACGATGTACACGTCCCCGTCGCGCATGGCCCGGGTGGACAGGTTGGCCAGGTCGGAGCCGGCACCGGGCTCGCTGAACAGCTGGCACCACATCTCCTCCCCCGAGAGCATGGGGAGGAGGTAGCGCGCCTTCTGCTCGTCGGAGCCGTGCACCACCAGGATGGGCCCGCAGTGCCCGGTCCCGATGGGGTTGATCGGCCGGCGCACCTCCGCCCGGCGCAGCTCGTCGTCGATGATCAGCTGCAGCTCGGGATCGGCGTCGTGACCCCACGGCCGGGGCCAGTGGGGCACCACGTAGCCGGCCTCGGCCAGGACCCGCCCGGACGGGTTGGGGTGGTCCGCCAGCCAGGACCGCACCTCGACGCGGCGGGGATCGTCCTCGGGGGGGAGATCTATGTCCATGGCCGCCAGCCTGTCAGCCGGCGACCAGCTCGTCGACCGTGGGGCCGACCACCTCGGCCACAGCGGCCAGGCGGTCCACGTCGAACCCGTAGAGGGCGGCGGGGTTGTCGGTGAGGATGCGGCGCGTCTCGTCCGCCGGAACGCCGGCGAAGGTCCGCCGCAGCGACCGCACCGACTTGGGCCACGTCCCCTCGAGGTGGGGGTAGTCCGAGCCCCACATCAGCCGATCGAGGCCGATGCGGTGGCGCAGCAGCGCCTCGTCGTGGGTCATGAACGACGCCGCCACGTAGCACTGCCGGGCCCAGTACTCGCTCGGCTTGTGCTTGACGATCGACTTGATGTGGCTGAAGAAGCGCCGGCTGTAGATGCCGTCCAGGTACTCGAGGGTGGTCGGCACCCAGTCGGCCTTGGACTCGGTGAAGACCAGCTTGAGGTCGGGGTGCCGCTCGAGCACCCCGCCCCAGATCAGGAACCACAGGGGACGGTGGGCGAAATACACCGTCTCGGTGGCGTAGACGAGCATCGAGACCATCCCGTAGTCCCCGTAGTCGGGCGTACCGGAGCCGCCGTGGATGTGCATGGGGAGCCCGGAGGCCTCGATGGCCGACCAGAGCGGCTCGTAGCACTCGTCGTAGTAGGGCGGCAGACCCGAGCCCGGGACGGTCGGCAGGATCACCCCGCGTAGGCCCCGTCCCGCGGCCTCTTCGACCTCCCGGGCCGCGGCCGCCACGTCGTGGACGGCCAGCATGGCGAGCCCGGCGCGCCGCCCCGGCGCCTCGGCGCAGAAGTCGGCCAGCCAGCGGTTGTAGGCGCGGTTGCCCGCGCCGCGCAGCTCGTGGGCCGCCGACTCGCCGAACCCGCCGAACGGCACCCCGTTGTTGGGGAACACGACCTCGGCCACCACGCCGTCCGCTTCCAGCTCCTTCACCCGGCGGGGCGAGTCCCACTGGCCGTCCCGGCCCCCGTCGGCCACGGCGCCCAGGGACTCGAACTCGTCGGTGCCCTCCTTGGAGAACAGCGAGCGGTTCTCGGCGGTGGCGGCGGCGAGGGCCTCGGCGGCCCGGCGCTGGTGGGCCAGGAAGTCCTCGTAGCGGTCCCGGTAGGCGGGCTCGATGTACGGCGTGTAGTCGTCGGGCCTGCCTACGGCGTGGCAGTCGCACGAGATCACGACGTGACGGTCCTCGGCCATGAACCCACCCCCCAACGCGGCGCGGCATCGCCCGCGAGGACCCGAACTATAACGCGTTCTACCGGCGGGCGCCGAGCTGGTCCAACCAGGGATGGCCGTCGGGGAGGTGACCGGCGAGCCACCGCCGGCGCCACTCGTCCAGCAGCGGGATGACGACTCCGGCGTCGACGTGGTCCTTGGGCCGCGGGCCCTTGGCCTTGAACAGCAGCTGGATCTCCGGCGCCAGGTACGGGACGCCGTCGGCGGTGGTCATCAGCGCCCCCGACCAGGGCCGGCCGATGGCCGGGTCCCGCCGGTAGGTCCACCGCTCCGGGTCCCCGTCTCCTATGGCGATGTCGAACCGCCACGGGCCGTCGGGCCGCTCCTTGACCCACACGTTGTTCTCGTCCGCAGCGGCGGACAGGGGACCGCCGGCCCAGGGCCGCAGACGTCCGGCCGCGGCCACATATGGATGGAGACGGCGCAGCCATCGGTGTGCGGCGGGGGCGTCGCGCCGGCAGATGCCGACGTCGGCGTCGGCGTGGTCGCGCCAGGACCGGCCCGCGTACAGCTCGAGGGCCACGCCGCCGGTGACCCACCAGCGGAACGGCGCCCCGGAGAAGAGCCGGACCAGCTCCCCGGTCGTGGCGGGTTGCCAGGGCCCGAGGTCGTCCCCGCTCACGCCCCCCGGCCTCCTCGGCCTTTGACCACGGCCGCCTGCCTATCAGTGCGTTCCGGCAAAGGGAGTCCTGATTGATCGCGGCGCACTGGCATGCTTGGCGGCAGTGGCGTTCCGCTACGACACCATCGGCACGGGGTACGCACGACACCGGCGCCCCGACCCCCGGATCGCGGCTCAGATCGACCGGGCCCTGGGCCCCGCCGAGTCGGTCATCAGCATCGGCTCGGGCACGGGTTCGTACGACCCGCGTGACCGTCGGGTCGTGGCCGTCGAGCCGTCGGAGGTCATGGTTTCCCAGCGCCCGGCCCGGAGCGCGCCGGTTGCCCGGGGAGTGGCCGAGGCCCTGCCGGTGGCGGACCGGTCCTTCGATGCCGCCCTCGCCACCTTGACCGTCCACCACTGGTCCGATCCGACCGCCGGACTGCAGGAGATGCGGCGGGTGGCCCCTCGTCAGGTCGTGCTCACCTTCGACCAGGACGACGCCTGGCTGGACGAGTTCTGGCTCACCCGCGACTACCTGCCTCACGACCAGCTGGGCGGCGCCCTGTACTCGGGCCTCGACCGCACGATCGAGGTGCTCCAGCCGGCCCGGGTCGAGATCGTGCCGGTCCCGTCCGACTGCCGGGACGGGTTCTTCTGCGCCTACTGGCGCAGGCCGGAGGCCTACCTCGATTCCGAGGTCAGATCCTCGATCTCCGTCCTGGCCCTGCTCGTCCCGGACACGCTCCGGCCCGGAATGGAGCGCCTCGCTCGGGATCTGCGGTCCGGCGCCTGGCACGAACGCAACCGGCACCTTCTGGAGATGGACTCCTACGACTACGGCTACCGGCTCGTGGTGGCGTCAAGTCCCTAGGTCGAAGTGGCGGCGGAGGTAGGCGCCGAACCCGGGGACGGTGAACTCGAGGGCGTTGTGGGCGGGTGAGTAGACGAGCCCCTTGGTGATCAGGCGGTCACGTTGGGTCGACGCCTGCTGGTGGGACTTGCCGAGAACCCGCACCACCTCTCCCGACGAGACCCGGCCGTCCCCCAGCGACGCCATGGCGCGCAGGTAGTCCTGCTCGGACGGGGAGGCCTTCTCCAGGCGGATCCGGTACAGGCCCTCGTCCAGGCGGCGGTCGACCGCGCCGAGGGCCGCCTCCACGTCGCGCGTCTCCATCACCTGGCCGGGGCGGTCCGAGGGGGTGCCCGCCGCCTTCCACGTCTCCTCGGCGTAGAGCTGGAGGAAGTACGGATAGGCGCGGATGTGGCCCACCAGTACGTCGAGGGCACCGGCGGAGTACGTGACCCCGAACTCCCCCGCCGGCACGGTCAGGGCCTCGACCACGTCGGTGTCGCTCAGCCAGTCGACCCGGTCGTAGAAGAGCCGCTCGGCGTAGGTGCCCGCCGCGGCCAGGTGGCCGGGCAGGTCGGGCAGGCCGGCCCCGATGAACGCGAGCGGCAGGTCCTTGGCGGCGTCGGCGGCGTGGAGCAGGGCGGACAGGTCGTGGCGGTCCATGAGCTGCAGCTCGTCCAGCAGGAAGGCGGCACCGACGGAGGCGTCGGCGGCAGCTTCGCCGAGGCGGACGAACAGGGCGTCGAGGGCGTCCTCGGGCAGCGGGGCGGACCGGGTGGATTGCAGGCCCAGGCGCAGGGTGACCTCGCCGAGGTCGGCCGTGAGCGACGCCCCGCCGAGCTGCTCGCGCAGCCAACCCAGGGCGGTGGCGAGCCGGCCCCGGCCCAGGGCCCGGCTGGCCTGGACGAGGACGCCGGCGATCGACCCGCCGATGCCGGCGTCGCGGCGCACCTCGTGGTAGCCGACCAGCCAGCCCCGGTCCCGCAGGCGGTCGGTGACCTCGCGGAGGAGCACGGTCTTGCCCATGCCGCGCAGGCCGTACCAGACGATGCTCTCCGCCCCCCGGTGCCCCTCGAACTGGCCGGCCAGGTAGTCCACCTGGGCCAGCTGGCGCCCCCGGCCGGCCAGGAGCGGCGGCCTCGTCCCGGCGCCGGCGCAGTACGGGTTGACCCGGTGGGCCATACGACGACGAGTATAGCAATAGCGACAGATTATGGGGAGACACAATGGTGGTGACACCGGGGAGAGGAGGCCCGATGTCTGTCGAGCTCGACCTGGTGCATGGGTCGGCCCGGTAGGCGATGCCCCGCTGTTTCACCCGGGTGAAGATGCCGTCGAACTCGTCCTCGCTCACCAGGAAGGGCGTAAGGGGCGCGCACCGGATCCACCAGCAGGAGGGTCAGCCGAACGACAACGGCCGCGGCTTCTACTTCGAGGATCCGTCCGGTCACAACATGGAGGTGCTCACCCACCCCTACGGTTCGTGACGGCCGGGTCGTGCGGCCGGGGGGTCGTCAGCACCCGAGGGCGTAGCTGATCGCCGTGCACACCTGCTGCATGGCGTGATCGCCGAGCTCTCCGATCGGCCCCGTGAGGGTCGACTGGGCCACCGTGTGGAGGCCGTCGCAGTTGACGGCCGACGGACGCTCGAGGCCCACCTGCTCGTGATCCACGGTGACCTCGGCCGCCAAGCCGCGCATGGAGGTGGTGACCTCGGCGACCGTCACCAGGCCGCGTACGTCGATGACCTCGGAGCGGGTGAGGATCAGGACCGGACGCCGTTTCCGGCCGACGTGGGCCAGCCACAGCTCGCCGCGTCTCACTCCTCGCCCCAGGTCTCGGCCTCCGCCCAGAACGTGTCCGTCTCCTCGGGCTTCCTCTGGTAGGCAGCCCGGTCCGATCGGGCCAGGACGGCACGGACGGCATCGGCGACTCCCTGCCGGGCGGCGGCGGAGACGTTGACGCCGAGCTCCCGGGCCCGTTCCGCCAGCTCGTCATCCAGGGTGAAGGTCGTGCGGATCGATGCCACACCCCAATGCTAGCATCTTGTGGTAGCATCACATACCAGCATGACAGGCGGGGAGGGCGCGGCAGCCAGCCGTCTGAGCCCGTGACCATGGCACCGTGGCCCCCGGGATGATGCCGATTTGATCCCCCACCGGTGATACGCCGGGCCCGTCCTCTCCGAATGCCGGCTGGACCGGAGTCAAAGGGAGGGGCCGTGGCTGACGTGGACGTCGTCGTCGTAGGTGGGGGCATCGCCGGCTCGTCCCTGGCCTACGCCCTGGCCTCGGCCGGGCGGGAGGTGGCCGTGCTCGAGGCCTCGACCGAGTTCGAGGACCGGGTCCGGGGGGAGCAGATGCACGCCTGGGGCGTGGCCGAGGCCCGCGACCTCGGCGTGGAGCAGGTCCTGCTCGACGCCGGGGCGCACGTCACCACGGTGTGGCGCCAGTACACCGAGGGGGCTCCCGAGCCGGCGGAGCTCCCGGTGTCGATCATGGTGCCCGGCGTGGCCGGCACCTTGAACCTGCGGCACCCCGCCGCCTGCCAGGCGCTAATCGACGCCGCCGGCCGGGCCGGCGCCCAGGTCGACCGGGGCGTGTCCGACATCGAAGTGACGCGCAACGGCGCCATGACCGTGTCCTACCAGCGCGACGGGAAGCGCCACACCCTGCGGGCGCCCCTGGTCGTCGGCGCCGACGGGCGGGGCTCGACCGTGCGCCGTCAGGCCGGCATCGAGCTGCACCGGGACGAGCCGATCAACTACATCGCCGGCCTGCTGCTGGACGATCTGGCCGTTCCCGACGACCACGACGCCATCGTCTCCGAGGGGGACCTGTTCCTCGTCCTGTTCCACCAGGGAGGGGGCCGGGCCCGCGCCTATCTGGTGGCGGGCAAGTCGGGACAGCACCGCTTCGCCGGGCGGGAGGCCACCCAGCGGTTCCTGGATGCTCTGCCGCTGAAGACCTTCCCGTGGGCGGAGCAGCTGGCGGCGGGCACCCCGGCGGGGCCGTGTGCCACCTACCCCGGTGACGACACCTGGACCGAGCACCCCTACGCCGAAGGCGTGGTCCTCGTCGGCGACGCGGCGGGATGGAACGACCCCGTGATCGGCGAGGGCCTCTCGATCTCCATGCGCGACGTCCGCGTGGCGCGTGACCTGATCCTCGCCGGCGCCCGCGGCCCGGGTGACTTCGCCCCCTACGGGGCCGAGCGCCACGAGCGGATGCGCCGTCTGCGTCTCCTCGCCGACGTGGTCTCGGTCACCTTCGCCGAGGACGCCGACAACCGGGCCGCCCGCCGGGCGTGGGTGGGCCAGCGCATGGCCACGATGGACCCCGAGCTGTTTCCCTACTTCGCCGCCATCCTGGCCGGGCCCGAGACCCTCCCGCCCGAGCTCGTCGACGAGTCGATCCTCGAGCGCATCCGCACCGCGTAGCGGCCAGTCGATCCCGTTCCGGCGCGGTCAGACCGGGCCGGCGTAGAGGTCGAGGCTGTGGGCCATGCCCCCGTCGACCGAGATCGTCTCCCCGGTGATGAACCGGGCGGCGTCGGTCGCCAGGAAGACGATGACGTCGGCCACGTCCTCGGGGTCGGCCCACCGCCGCAGTGGTGTCAGCTGCTCGACCGCCTCGACCACGCCCGCGACCTTCTTGTTGCTGGCCCACAGGGCGGTGTCCACGACTCCGGGTGCCACCGAGTTCACCCGGATCCCGAGCGGTCCCAGCTCCACCGCCAGCGAGCGGGTGGCGGCGTCGAGGGCGCCCTTGGACGCGGCGTAGGCGGCCCGCCGGGGCGTGCCCGTCCGCCCCGACACCGAGGACAGGTTGACGATCGAGCCCCGTCTCCGCTCGATCATCCCCGGGACCAGCGCGGCGACCAGGAGAAGCGGCGCCCGCACGTTGACCGCCAACAGCTGATCGATCAGGTCGGCGTCGGTGTCGACGATCGGCAGCCGGGCGGCGGCGGCGGCGTTGTTGACCAGGATGTCGACGCGGCCCAGGGCGGCCTCGGCCTGGCGGGCAACGGCGGGACCGGCAGCGGCCCCGCTCAGGTCGGCCGGGAGCACGACGGGATCGTGCTCGAGACCGCCGGCGACGCGGCCGAGGTCGTCCCGGCTCCGGGCCACGAGCGCGACCCGGGCCCCGGCCCCGTCCAGGGCCGTCGCGGTGGCGGCCCCGATGCCCCGCGACGCACCGGTCACCAGGGCCGTGCGACCCTCCAGGGGCAGGTTCATTACCGGAGGGTAGGCGAGGTCCCCGACCCGGCCGAGGGGATCCGGGCGGGCCCCGCATGGGGCCCGGCCGCTCAGCCGGTCGGCGCCACCCGGTTCACGACGATCCGGCGCACGTGCTCGTGGGAGACGCCGGCGGCCTGGGCGATCCGGCGCAGGCTGTGGCCGGCGTCGCTGGCGGCCGCCACCGCCTGCTCGAAGCTGGCGCGGGACTGCCGGCTGGTCGACGCCGCCAGGGCCACCCCGGCGAGGATGTCGGTCGGCCCGCTCTCCGCCGCCCCGT harbors:
- a CDS encoding amidohydrolase family protein; the encoded protein is MSVTAAPAEAVTANGRYIVISSDCHAGGSHAMYREYLEARYHEQFDAWRERYRNPFRDLSGNRRNKNWDHDLRISEQAADGYVAEVIFPNTVPPFFPTGALVAPLPGPEDYELRQAGIRAHNRWLADWCAEHPERRAGIGQIFLNDVPTAIEDVQFVAAHGLRGGILLPNPPPDAKWLAPLYDPVYDPLWQACVDHDVIVNIHAGGGSPDYGNYPVAGVLWLLETSYFSRRPVAQLIMSGVFERFADLRLAVTEQGWGWVPETLATLDRFHAQMTGGGQVGELGFSADQVPPGKPSEYFRRNVWIGSGASPDDVAADDGLLVERLMWGSDYPHAEGSFPHSRERMATSFAGLPREAAARVLGGNAAALYGFDLDRLAPYAAEAGPTVEELAAAPA
- a CDS encoding inositol monophosphatase family protein gives rise to the protein MAAAPTPDRDADLGLALELAFSAAELALGYFGRPTSSELKADGTPVGEADLAVDRLLTTELQARRPADGLLSEESGASGGPGRRWIVDPIDGTKAFLAGAEHWGTHVALEEDGRVVVAVVTRPVTGTLWWAAAGRGAHRGRLDEPGVGRRLELSSVARLSDARVTGWRLDAVALDRVLMQARWVDCAYNELDLVLDGAAEVMMVPGMVWDHAPFALILEEAGGSLFDPAGGHRLDMGSAVYTNGAVDDELAAVLWGR
- a CDS encoding aldo/keto reductase; the protein is MDEIQRERPLGASGIVVPAVGVGTNRWGGRASDPVRLGEAYRTALDAGIGFFDTAEIYTGGRSERAVGTEARADARPVVLASKFAPYPHRLSAAQFSRALDRTLGRMGRESIDLYYLHFPYSPVGVGGWMMAMARAVQAGKIRAVGVSNCSAAQMRRAAAVLGEHDIPLAANQVQYSLTHRKPETDGVLDACRQMDVALVAYRPIGGGSLRAGGSTGSGPTPLMAALDEVATRCDATVTQVALAWLLRRDAHVIAIPGATKPAHVSENAGALSLTLSDDDCSAIDTASGGRSAR
- a CDS encoding acyl-CoA dehydrogenase family protein; translation: MDIDLPPEDDPRRVEVRSWLADHPNPSGRVLAEAGYVVPHWPRPWGHDADPELQLIIDDELRRAEVRRPINPIGTGHCGPILVVHGSDEQKARYLLPMLSGEEMWCQLFSEPGAGSDLANLSTRAMRDGDVYIVNGQKIWTSLAQVARFGILIARTNSDVAKHRGISYFIVPMDSPGIEIRPIRNMTETGAGGGFNEVFFTDVRVPAENLIGEENHGWAMAKETLANERVSLSQGGVTWGHGPTTRDLVELIRAQGGLSDPLLRQRLMTVFIEGEILRYHHFRQISAAINKKPGPDASLRKALNDPHGQKVFNLAKDILGAKGMLAISELEDQAWAQWSGGFLFSPALTVGGGTSQVLRNVIAERMLGLPHDIDVEIGKTWSEAHSAAPGGRAPAEALSG
- a CDS encoding amidohydrolase family protein, whose protein sequence is MAEDRHVVISCDCHAVGRPDDYTPYIEPAYRDRYEDFLAHQRRAAEALAAATAENRSLFSKEGTDEFESLGAVADGGRDGQWDSPRRVKELEADGVVAEVVFPNNGVPFGGFGESAAHELRGAGNRAYNRWLADFCAEAPGRRAGLAMLAVHDVAAAAREVEEAAGRGLRGVILPTVPGSGLPPYYDECYEPLWSAIEASGLPMHIHGGSGTPDYGDYGMVSMLVYATETVYFAHRPLWFLIWGGVLERHPDLKLVFTESKADWVPTTLEYLDGIYSRRFFSHIKSIVKHKPSEYWARQCYVAASFMTHDEALLRHRIGLDRLMWGSDYPHLEGTWPKSVRSLRRTFAGVPADETRRILTDNPAALYGFDVDRLAAVAEVVGPTVDELVAG
- a CDS encoding methyltransferase domain-containing protein, encoding MAFRYDTIGTGYARHRRPDPRIAAQIDRALGPAESVISIGSGTGSYDPRDRRVVAVEPSEVMVSQRPARSAPVARGVAEALPVADRSFDAALATLTVHHWSDPTAGLQEMRRVAPRQVVLTFDQDDAWLDEFWLTRDYLPHDQLGGALYSGLDRTIEVLQPARVEIVPVPSDCRDGFFCAYWRRPEAYLDSEVRSSISVLALLVPDTLRPGMERLARDLRSGAWHERNRHLLEMDSYDYGYRLVVASSP
- a CDS encoding ATP-binding protein, giving the protein MAHRVNPYCAGAGTRPPLLAGRGRQLAQVDYLAGQFEGHRGAESIVWYGLRGMGKTVLLREVTDRLRDRGWLVGYHEVRRDAGIGGSIAGVLVQASRALGRGRLATALGWLREQLGGASLTADLGEVTLRLGLQSTRSAPLPEDALDALFVRLGEAAADASVGAAFLLDELQLMDRHDLSALLHAADAAKDLPLAFIGAGLPDLPGHLAAAGTYAERLFYDRVDWLSDTDVVEALTVPAGEFGVTYSAGALDVLVGHIRAYPYFLQLYAEETWKAAGTPSDRPGQVMETRDVEAALGAVDRRLDEGLYRIRLEKASPSEQDYLRAMASLGDGRVSSGEVVRVLGKSHQQASTQRDRLITKGLVYSPAHNALEFTVPGFGAYLRRHFDLGT
- a CDS encoding type II toxin-antitoxin system PemK/MazF family toxin, producing the protein MRRGELWLAHVGRKRRPVLILTRSEVIDVRGLVTVAEVTTSMRGLAAEVTVDHEQVGLERPSAVNCDGLHTVAQSTLTGPIGELGDHAMQQVCTAISYALGC
- a CDS encoding type II toxin-antitoxin system CcdA family antitoxin, whose amino-acid sequence is MASIRTTFTLDDELAERARELGVNVSAAARQGVADAVRAVLARSDRAAYQRKPEETDTFWAEAETWGEE
- a CDS encoding NAD(P)/FAD-dependent oxidoreductase; translation: MADVDVVVVGGGIAGSSLAYALASAGREVAVLEASTEFEDRVRGEQMHAWGVAEARDLGVEQVLLDAGAHVTTVWRQYTEGAPEPAELPVSIMVPGVAGTLNLRHPAACQALIDAAGRAGAQVDRGVSDIEVTRNGAMTVSYQRDGKRHTLRAPLVVGADGRGSTVRRQAGIELHRDEPINYIAGLLLDDLAVPDDHDAIVSEGDLFLVLFHQGGGRARAYLVAGKSGQHRFAGREATQRFLDALPLKTFPWAEQLAAGTPAGPCATYPGDDTWTEHPYAEGVVLVGDAAGWNDPVIGEGLSISMRDVRVARDLILAGARGPGDFAPYGAERHERMRRLRLLADVVSVTFAEDADNRAARRAWVGQRMATMDPELFPYFAAILAGPETLPPELVDESILERIRTA
- a CDS encoding SDR family oxidoreductase, yielding MNLPLEGRTALVTGASRGIGAATATALDGAGARVALVARSRDDLGRVAGGLEHDPVVLPADLSGAAAGPAVARQAEAALGRVDILVNNAAAAARLPIVDTDADLIDQLLAVNVRAPLLLVAALVPGMIERRRGSIVNLSSVSGRTGTPRRAAYAASKGALDAATRSLAVELGPLGIRVNSVAPGVVDTALWASNKKVAGVVEAVEQLTPLRRWADPEDVADVIVFLATDAARFITGETISVDGGMAHSLDLYAGPV